Proteins encoded within one genomic window of Bradyrhizobium sp. 186:
- a CDS encoding Spy/CpxP family protein refolding chaperone, translating to MLRPVIGIAVMALACMLAGTALGKGGGGGHGGGHGGGHGGGHGGGHGGGHHGGGHFGGHGFGHAHGGGGHHGGVRFATGARHGGPNFGHIRNAAIRPANFRNALNEHSGAFRNGRLISNPAARAQIAAAAALVGWHGASSGWWQHAGGGYGWVGPLFWPFAYNDLYDYTIWGDGLGFWGYGYPDIYAGIFGPYGYDRLSAYLPQRPQGRRQARGVALDQLCGSDRREIVGVPIDQIAAAVLPTDAQGASLDDLGNASIQAAEMIRASCPAQVAATAPGRLAAMQQRIEAMEKAVDLVQPALDKFYGLLTDEQKARFNALAEDQRRATASNNASGSLVQNCGASAALDWPGADIEARLHPDGTQRAALQVLQDTSAKVSASLKAACQPNDVMTPPARMAAIRKRLDVMLDGVKSVRAALEDFYATLNDEQKAQFEAIGPRRTS from the coding sequence ATGTTGCGACCGGTCATTGGAATTGCCGTGATGGCGCTTGCCTGCATGCTGGCTGGCACGGCTCTGGGGAAGGGCGGAGGTGGGGGACATGGCGGTGGGCATGGAGGCGGTCACGGAGGCGGTCACGGAGGGGGCCATGGCGGTGGCCATCATGGTGGCGGCCATTTCGGCGGTCACGGTTTCGGGCACGCGCATGGTGGCGGCGGGCATCATGGCGGTGTGCGGTTCGCAACCGGAGCCCGACATGGTGGCCCGAACTTCGGTCACATCCGCAATGCAGCCATCCGTCCCGCGAATTTCCGCAACGCCCTCAACGAGCACTCCGGCGCGTTCCGCAACGGCCGGCTGATCAGCAATCCGGCGGCGCGGGCCCAGATCGCAGCCGCGGCCGCACTTGTCGGCTGGCATGGCGCAAGCAGCGGATGGTGGCAACATGCAGGGGGCGGCTATGGCTGGGTCGGACCGCTGTTCTGGCCGTTCGCCTATAACGACCTCTACGACTACACGATCTGGGGCGACGGTCTCGGCTTCTGGGGCTACGGCTATCCGGACATCTATGCCGGCATCTTCGGGCCCTATGGCTATGACCGTCTCTCGGCCTATCTGCCGCAACGTCCGCAGGGACGACGGCAAGCGCGAGGCGTTGCGCTCGATCAGCTTTGCGGCAGCGATCGCCGCGAAATCGTCGGTGTGCCGATCGACCAGATCGCAGCCGCGGTGCTGCCGACGGACGCGCAAGGCGCAAGCCTCGACGACCTCGGCAATGCCTCGATCCAGGCGGCGGAGATGATCCGCGCGTCCTGTCCGGCGCAGGTCGCGGCGACGGCGCCCGGTCGTCTGGCGGCGATGCAGCAGCGCATCGAGGCGATGGAGAAAGCCGTCGACCTCGTTCAGCCCGCACTGGATAAATTCTATGGCTTGCTTACCGACGAGCAGAAGGCGCGCTTCAATGCGCTGGCCGAGGATCAGCGTCGCGCGACGGCTTCCAACAATGCCAGTGGATCGCTGGTCCAGAATTGCGGAGCGTCTGCTGCACTCGATTGGCCCGGCGCCGACATCGAGGCGAGGCTTCATCCCGACGGCACCCAGCGCGCTGCGCTGCAGGTGCTCCAGGATACCAGCGCCAAGGTCAGCGCATCGCTCAAGGCGGCCTGCCAGCCCAACGACGTGATGACGCCGCCGGCGCGAATGGCCGCGATCCGCAAGCGGCTCGACGTGATGCTGGATGGCGTCAAATCGGTGCGCGCTGCGCTCGAGGATTTCTATGCCACGTTGAACGACGAGCAGAAGGCGCAGTTCGAGGCGATCGGACCACGTCGGACGTCCTGA
- a CDS encoding DUF1328 domain-containing protein, with protein MLGWVVTFLVIALIAGILGFGGIAGASVEIAKIIFFIAVVLFLVSAVFGLVRGRTRV; from the coding sequence ATGCTAGGCTGGGTTGTGACGTTTCTGGTTATCGCACTGATCGCCGGTATTTTGGGCTTCGGCGGCATCGCCGGCGCTTCGGTCGAAATCGCCAAGATCATCTTCTTTATCGCCGTCGTGCTGTTCCTGGTCTCGGCCGTGTTCGGATTGGTCCGTGGCCGCACCAGGGTCTAG
- a CDS encoding UvrD-helicase domain-containing protein yields the protein MIRMTEPSKIVSQNVPDHQPAAGGIAARARASVGPKYLSGLNPEQREAVETLDGPVLVLAGAGTGKTRVLTTRIAHILSQGRARPSEILSVTFTNKAAREMKHRLGQMLGHAVEGMPWLGTFHSIGGRILRSHAELAQLKSNFTVLDVDDQVRLLKQLLQAENIDDKRWPARMLAGLIDGWKNRGLTPSQVPSGEAAVFANGKGGKLYTSYQERLKILNAADFGDLLLEDIRIFREHPDILRQYQQRFKYILVDEYQDTNVAQYLWLRLLSQAPSSIASPRLRGEADVRSTAGEGDSPSTALVETAPHPDPLSASEARRDPVKDGEREKTHVKNICCVGDDDQSIYGWRGAEVDNILRFDHDFPGAKVIRLERNYRSTGHILAAASHLIAHNEGRLGKTLRTEDQDGEKVTVTGSWDSEEEARGIGEEIEQIQRQGDKLNEIAILVRASYQMREFEDRFVTLGLPYRVIGGPRFYERAEIRDALAYLRVINSPADDLAFERIVNTPKRGLGDATVQMLHDHARKRRIPLFESARAVVETDELKPKARGSLRALVAQFDRWRAQREVTAHTDLAQIVLDESGYTEMWQKDRSADAAGRLENLKELVRSMEEFENLQGFLEHISLVMDRDSGAEDDAVSLMTLHSAKGLEFDNVFLPGWEEGLFPSQRTLDEQGRAGLEEERRLGHVGLTRARRRAKIYFATNRRIHGTWSTTIPSRFLDELPAANVEITESKGGSAWGGTGGYGASRFDDMEAFGSSYTTPGWQRAQANRSQANRNRGGGRNGGGGLEEEASSFSSSSSSPDFGSFSSRRRGPMTIEGELVAKSTGTTSEFSLSDRVFHQKFGYGRVTRIDGNKLTIAFDKAGEKKVVDSFVQRA from the coding sequence ATGATTCGCATGACCGAGCCAAGCAAAATCGTCTCTCAGAATGTCCCCGACCACCAGCCTGCCGCGGGCGGCATCGCCGCGCGTGCTCGCGCCTCGGTCGGGCCGAAATATTTGTCCGGGCTCAATCCCGAGCAGCGCGAGGCGGTGGAGACGCTGGACGGTCCGGTCCTGGTGCTGGCCGGCGCCGGCACCGGCAAGACGCGCGTGCTGACCACCCGCATCGCCCACATCCTGAGCCAGGGCCGCGCCCGCCCAAGCGAGATCCTGTCGGTGACCTTCACCAACAAGGCCGCCCGCGAGATGAAGCATCGGCTCGGCCAGATGCTCGGCCACGCCGTCGAAGGCATGCCGTGGCTCGGCACCTTCCACTCCATCGGCGGCCGCATCCTGCGCAGCCATGCCGAGCTGGCGCAGCTCAAGTCCAATTTCACCGTGCTCGACGTCGACGACCAGGTCCGGCTGTTGAAGCAGCTTCTTCAGGCCGAGAACATCGACGACAAGCGCTGGCCGGCGCGCATGCTGGCCGGCCTGATCGACGGCTGGAAGAATCGCGGCCTGACGCCGTCGCAGGTGCCCTCCGGCGAAGCCGCTGTCTTCGCCAACGGCAAGGGCGGCAAGCTCTATACGAGCTACCAGGAGCGGCTGAAGATCCTGAACGCCGCCGATTTCGGCGATCTGCTGCTCGAAGACATCCGCATCTTCCGCGAGCACCCGGATATTCTCCGGCAGTACCAGCAGCGCTTCAAATACATCCTGGTCGACGAGTACCAAGACACCAACGTTGCGCAGTATCTGTGGCTGCGGCTGTTGTCGCAGGCGCCCTCTTCTATTGCCTCTCCCCGCCTGCGGGGAGAGGCCGACGTGCGCAGCACGGCGGGTGAGGGGGACTCTCCAAGCACCGCGCTCGTGGAGACAGCCCCTCACCCCGACCCTCTCAGCGCGAGCGAAGCTCGTCGCGACCCCGTGAAGGACGGGGAGAGGGAGAAGACCCACGTCAAAAACATCTGCTGCGTCGGCGACGACGACCAGTCGATCTATGGCTGGCGCGGCGCCGAGGTCGACAACATCCTGCGCTTCGACCACGATTTTCCCGGCGCCAAGGTCATTCGCCTCGAGCGCAACTACCGCTCGACCGGTCACATCCTGGCCGCTGCCTCGCATCTGATCGCGCACAATGAAGGCCGGCTCGGCAAGACGCTGCGCACCGAGGACCAGGACGGCGAGAAGGTCACGGTGACCGGCTCGTGGGATTCGGAAGAGGAAGCCCGCGGCATCGGCGAGGAGATCGAGCAGATCCAGCGCCAGGGCGACAAGCTCAACGAGATCGCGATCCTGGTGCGCGCCTCCTACCAGATGCGCGAGTTCGAAGATCGTTTCGTCACGCTCGGCCTGCCCTATCGCGTGATCGGCGGCCCGCGCTTCTATGAGCGCGCCGAAATCCGCGACGCCCTGGCCTATTTGCGCGTCATCAATTCGCCCGCCGACGACCTCGCCTTTGAGCGCATCGTCAACACCCCCAAACGCGGGCTTGGCGATGCCACCGTGCAGATGCTGCACGATCACGCCCGCAAGCGCCGCATTCCGCTGTTCGAGTCCGCACGCGCCGTGGTGGAGACCGACGAGCTGAAGCCGAAGGCGCGTGGGTCCTTACGCGCCCTCGTCGCCCAGTTCGACCGCTGGCGCGCCCAGCGCGAGGTCACCGCGCACACTGATCTGGCCCAGATCGTGCTCGACGAGAGCGGCTACACCGAGATGTGGCAGAAGGATCGTTCGGCGGATGCCGCGGGACGGCTGGAGAACCTGAAGGAGCTGGTGCGCTCGATGGAGGAGTTCGAGAATCTGCAAGGGTTCCTCGAGCACATCTCGCTGGTGATGGATCGCGACAGCGGCGCCGAGGACGATGCGGTGTCGCTGATGACGCTGCATTCGGCCAAGGGGCTCGAATTCGACAACGTTTTCCTGCCCGGCTGGGAGGAAGGCCTGTTCCCGAGCCAGCGCACGCTGGACGAACAGGGCCGTGCCGGGCTCGAGGAAGAGCGCCGGCTCGGCCACGTCGGCCTGACCCGCGCCCGCCGCCGCGCAAAAATCTATTTTGCGACCAACCGGCGCATCCATGGCACCTGGTCGACCACGATCCCGTCGCGCTTCCTCGACGAATTGCCGGCGGCCAATGTCGAGATCACGGAATCCAAGGGCGGTTCGGCCTGGGGTGGCACCGGCGGCTACGGCGCCTCGCGCTTCGACGACATGGAGGCGTTCGGGTCGAGCTATACGACGCCGGGCTGGCAGCGCGCCCAAGCCAATCGTTCACAAGCCAACCGCAACCGGGGCGGCGGCCGCAATGGCGGCGGCGGCTTGGAGGAAGAGGCCTCGTCGTTTTCGTCCTCGTCGTCCTCGCCCGATTTTGGCAGCTTCTCCTCACGGCGTCGCGGGCCGATGACGATCGAGGGCGAGCTGGTCGCCAAATCCACCGGCACGACCTCGGAATTCTCCCTCTCCGACCGCGTCTTCCACCAGAAATTCGGCTACGGCCGCGTAACCAGGATCGACGGCAACAAGCTCACGATTGCCTTCGACAAGGCGGGTGAGAAGAAGGTCGTCGACAGTTTTGTTCAGCGGGCGTGA
- a CDS encoding caspase family protein has translation MRRPVFRNLFLASGLLALTQLMTPSDAAAEARLALVIGQSAYRTVPELPNAANDAKGMTELLGNAGFSVTTASNLAQNDMRAAISDFAGKVSASGADTVALVFYAGHGLQIDGENYLVPVDLDPKREADIPLQGVRLNDLLNTLGALPTRARIFMLDACRNNPFPALSGAGHGLAIVDTKAGAPGSFISYSTSPGSEAEDGSGADSPYTTAALSVTKQPNIPIEEVFKRIRVAVAQSTDGRQIPWESSSLTTDFKFFGDSTGQQPSVPGAGSMALASATRSVEDWRKDLQGKDAKVAYELVITDDTVPAYQAYVELYAQASFTPRLRTILERRRQMLAWERATAINTRASFEAYLANWDNSDLAATARRLLLRVQNRNYALPATVAAAPAPIAVAMAPTCPCSTPSTPATPINPTIAPVIKKRVDDTPPKRKVVDTPPRRRPAPPSDEVVYERAPPPDRGPPPGAIMQGIGIGVGIGLGMGMGGRGGEGHGDYNRGRY, from the coding sequence ATGCGCCGTCCAGTCTTTCGCAATTTGTTTCTTGCATCCGGCCTTCTTGCCCTCACGCAACTGATGACGCCGTCGGATGCCGCGGCCGAAGCGCGGCTTGCACTGGTGATCGGCCAATCGGCCTATCGCACGGTGCCGGAGCTGCCCAACGCCGCCAACGATGCCAAGGGCATGACGGAGCTGCTCGGCAATGCCGGCTTCAGCGTCACCACGGCATCCAATCTGGCGCAGAACGACATGCGCGCGGCGATCTCGGATTTCGCCGGCAAGGTCAGCGCCAGCGGCGCCGACACCGTCGCGCTGGTGTTCTACGCCGGTCACGGCCTCCAGATCGACGGCGAGAACTATCTGGTGCCGGTCGATCTCGATCCGAAGCGCGAGGCCGACATTCCCTTGCAGGGCGTGCGGCTGAACGACCTGCTCAACACGCTAGGCGCGCTGCCGACACGGGCGCGCATCTTCATGCTCGATGCCTGCCGCAACAATCCCTTCCCGGCGCTCAGCGGCGCCGGCCACGGGCTTGCGATCGTCGACACCAAGGCCGGCGCGCCCGGCTCCTTCATTTCCTATTCGACCTCGCCAGGCTCCGAGGCCGAGGACGGCTCCGGCGCCGACAGCCCCTACACCACCGCGGCGCTCTCGGTCACGAAGCAACCGAACATCCCGATCGAGGAAGTGTTCAAGCGCATTCGCGTCGCCGTGGCGCAATCGACCGACGGGCGGCAGATCCCATGGGAAAGCTCCTCGCTGACGACCGATTTCAAGTTCTTCGGCGACAGCACCGGTCAGCAACCTTCTGTTCCGGGCGCAGGCTCGATGGCACTTGCGAGCGCCACGCGCAGCGTCGAGGACTGGCGCAAGGACTTGCAGGGCAAGGACGCCAAGGTCGCCTACGAGCTCGTGATCACCGACGACACCGTTCCCGCGTATCAGGCCTATGTCGAGCTGTACGCGCAGGCCTCTTTCACGCCGCGCCTGCGCACGATCCTGGAGCGCCGGCGCCAGATGCTGGCCTGGGAGCGCGCCACCGCGATCAACACCCGCGCTTCCTTCGAGGCCTATCTCGCGAACTGGGACAACAGCGACCTCGCCGCGACCGCGCGCAGGCTGCTGCTCCGCGTGCAGAACCGTAACTACGCCTTGCCCGCCACGGTGGCGGCGGCCCCTGCTCCGATCGCCGTCGCGATGGCTCCGACCTGCCCGTGCTCGACGCCTTCGACCCCGGCGACGCCGATCAATCCGACGATCGCGCCGGTCATCAAGAAGCGCGTCGACGACACGCCGCCCAAGCGCAAGGTGGTCGATACGCCGCCCAGGCGCCGGCCCGCTCCTCCGTCTGACGAAGTGGTCTACGAGCGCGCGCCGCCTCCGGATCGCGGGCCGCCGCCCGGCGCCATAATGCAAGGCATCGGCATCGGTGTCGGAATTGGCTTGGGCATGGGTATGGGCGGCCGCGGCGGAGAAGGACACGGCGACTACAATCGCGGCAGATACTAA
- a CDS encoding FAD-linked oxidase C-terminal domain-containing protein, with protein MGTTITNNPPRPQPKALASALEQLAARFGNRLITSQAVRQQHGHTTTWIANQPPDGVVMAQETADIQDVVRICAKNGVPVIAFGTGTSLEGQVNAPAGGISIDLRDMNKVLAVHAEDLDCVIQPGVTRKALNEHLRDQGLFFPIDPGADASLGGMASTRASGTNAVRYGTMRDSVLALKVVRGDGEIITTGTRAKKSSAGYDLTHLFVGAEGTLGIISELTIRLRGIPETIAAGAVSFETVHGACQAVILAIQTGIPVARIELLNAAQVKACNAYSKLTLPETPLLLMEFHGSEIEVAEQSKAFGEIAKECGGGDFSWTTKPEDRTKLWQARHDAYWSVKALRPGDSIGVVATDVCVPISRLAECVGETEEDLKRLNLLSPIVGHVGDGNFHCSLVCDTNDADEMARGEEFMHRLVERAQAMDGTCTGEHGIGQGKQKYLEAELGPEALDAMRALKKALDPQNIFNPGKIVPQA; from the coding sequence GTGGGTACGACCATCACCAATAATCCGCCGCGGCCGCAGCCGAAAGCCCTCGCGAGCGCGCTGGAACAGCTTGCCGCACGGTTCGGCAACCGCCTCATCACCTCGCAGGCCGTCCGCCAGCAGCACGGCCATACCACGACATGGATCGCCAACCAGCCACCGGACGGCGTGGTGATGGCGCAGGAGACCGCCGACATCCAGGACGTGGTGCGGATCTGCGCGAAAAACGGCGTGCCCGTCATCGCCTTCGGCACCGGCACCTCGCTGGAGGGCCAGGTCAACGCGCCCGCGGGGGGCATCTCGATCGACCTGCGCGACATGAACAAGGTGCTGGCGGTGCATGCCGAGGACCTCGACTGCGTGATCCAGCCCGGCGTCACCCGCAAGGCGCTGAACGAGCATCTGCGCGACCAGGGCCTGTTCTTCCCGATCGACCCCGGCGCGGACGCTTCGCTCGGCGGCATGGCTTCGACGCGCGCCTCCGGCACCAATGCGGTGCGCTACGGCACCATGCGCGACAGCGTGCTGGCGCTGAAGGTCGTGCGCGGCGACGGCGAGATCATCACGACCGGCACGCGCGCCAAGAAGTCTTCCGCCGGCTACGACCTGACGCATCTCTTCGTCGGTGCCGAAGGTACGCTCGGCATCATCTCCGAACTAACCATCCGTCTGCGCGGCATTCCCGAGACGATCGCGGCCGGCGCGGTGTCGTTCGAGACGGTGCACGGGGCGTGTCAGGCGGTGATCCTGGCGATCCAGACCGGCATTCCCGTGGCGCGCATCGAGCTGCTCAATGCCGCGCAGGTGAAGGCCTGCAACGCCTATTCGAAGCTGACACTGCCGGAGACGCCGCTGCTGCTGATGGAATTCCACGGCAGCGAGATCGAGGTCGCCGAGCAGTCCAAGGCGTTCGGCGAGATCGCGAAGGAGTGCGGCGGCGGCGATTTCTCCTGGACCACCAAGCCGGAGGATCGCACCAAACTGTGGCAGGCGCGGCACGACGCCTATTGGTCGGTGAAGGCGCTGCGGCCCGGCGACAGCATCGGCGTGGTCGCGACCGACGTCTGCGTGCCGATCTCGCGCCTGGCCGAATGCGTCGGCGAGACCGAGGAGGATCTGAAGCGGCTCAACCTGCTGTCGCCGATCGTCGGCCATGTCGGCGACGGCAATTTCCACTGCTCGCTGGTCTGCGATACCAACGACGCCGACGAGATGGCGCGCGGCGAGGAGTTCATGCATCGCCTGGTCGAACGCGCGCAGGCGATGGACGGCACCTGCACCGGCGAGCACGGCATCGGCCAGGGCAAGCAGAAATACCTCGAGGCGGAACTCGGCCCCGAGGCGCTGGACGCGATGCGCGCACTGAAGAAGGCGCTCGATCCGCAGAATATCTTCAACCCCGGCAAGATCGTCCCGCAGGCGTAG
- a CDS encoding type II toxin-antitoxin system HicB family antitoxin codes for MAHYIAIIEDAGPDHAVGVWFPDLPGCISGGDDIDEALHNAPEALELYAEDLTEDGRELPRPRTLTELKADPDVADDLRNYMVALIELPVRADAAE; via the coding sequence ATGGCGCACTACATTGCCATTATCGAAGACGCTGGCCCGGACCATGCCGTTGGCGTGTGGTTTCCCGACCTGCCCGGCTGCATTTCCGGCGGCGACGACATCGACGAGGCCTTGCACAATGCGCCCGAGGCTCTCGAGCTCTATGCGGAAGATCTGACCGAGGATGGCCGCGAGCTTCCCCGGCCCAGAACGCTGACCGAACTCAAGGCCGATCCGGACGTGGCCGACGACCTCAGGAACTACATGGTCGCCCTGATCGAATTGCCGGTCCGCGCGGACGCCGCGGAGTGA
- a CDS encoding SulP family inorganic anion transporter, whose translation MPHDVPTKSSWLLFRSLASYSLPGDLLAGLTLAAIAIPEQMATARLGGFAPQIGFFAFMAGSLGFAMLGGNRFLSCGADSTITPIFAGGLAALAVAGSPEYQGLAIALALMVGAMMLAGGAFRLGAIANLLSVPVIVGFLAGISVHIVVSQLPGVLGLESPSGPTLDRIGVLAGELGRTNPYTLCIGFGVLAVVFISEKVSAKIPGALIGLVAATLAVIGLGLESKGVNVVGAVPGTLPRPTLPDLAPEQWVRLVPLAFVITVVVMVQTAATTRSFPSDPDKPADVDRDFLGAGAGSVLSGLFGAFPVNASPPRTGIVAETGGQSQLAGLAAALIVLALLAFGTGLLWHVPDAALGGILLFVALRIIRVKQIVTIYRQSFSEFLLIVATAALIIVLPIQQGAFLGIVLSLLHGIWSTTRAKLVEFERVPGTTIWWPAHPQITGERIAGVAVIGLQAPLSFLNAPGFRSDVTKVLTTSAPQLLVLEASGMVEIDFTAAQILLEIFKACSEQDVTVALARLESVRAQDAFERFRLFDALPREHVFHSVDEAVRKLAKAE comes from the coding sequence ATGCCGCACGACGTTCCCACCAAGAGCTCATGGCTGCTGTTCCGGTCACTCGCGTCCTATTCGCTGCCCGGCGATCTCTTGGCGGGGCTGACGCTGGCGGCGATTGCGATCCCCGAACAGATGGCCACCGCGCGGCTCGGCGGATTTGCGCCGCAGATCGGCTTCTTCGCCTTCATGGCGGGATCGCTCGGCTTTGCGATGCTCGGCGGCAACCGCTTCCTGTCCTGCGGCGCCGATTCCACGATCACGCCGATCTTCGCCGGCGGTCTTGCGGCGCTCGCCGTCGCCGGCTCCCCCGAATATCAGGGCCTTGCGATCGCGCTGGCGCTGATGGTCGGCGCGATGATGCTCGCCGGCGGCGCCTTTCGCCTCGGCGCCATCGCCAACCTGTTGTCGGTGCCTGTCATAGTCGGCTTCCTCGCCGGCATCTCCGTCCACATCGTCGTGTCGCAATTGCCGGGTGTGCTGGGACTGGAGTCGCCGAGCGGGCCGACGCTCGATCGCATCGGCGTGCTCGCCGGCGAGCTCGGGCGCACCAATCCCTATACGCTGTGCATCGGGTTCGGCGTGCTGGCCGTCGTCTTCATCTCCGAGAAGGTGAGTGCAAAAATTCCCGGCGCGCTGATCGGGCTCGTCGCCGCGACGCTGGCCGTGATCGGGCTCGGCCTCGAGAGCAAGGGCGTCAACGTCGTCGGCGCGGTGCCGGGCACGTTGCCGCGGCCGACCTTGCCCGACCTCGCGCCGGAGCAATGGGTGCGTCTGGTCCCGCTCGCCTTCGTGATCACCGTGGTCGTGATGGTCCAGACCGCCGCGACGACGCGATCGTTTCCGTCCGACCCCGACAAGCCCGCCGATGTCGACCGCGACTTTCTCGGCGCCGGTGCCGGCAGCGTGCTGTCCGGCCTGTTCGGTGCGTTTCCGGTCAATGCCAGTCCGCCGCGGACCGGGATCGTCGCCGAGACCGGCGGACAGTCGCAGCTCGCGGGGCTTGCGGCGGCGCTGATCGTGCTGGCCCTGCTCGCATTCGGGACGGGATTGTTGTGGCACGTTCCGGACGCCGCGCTCGGCGGCATTTTGCTGTTCGTGGCGCTGCGGATCATCCGCGTGAAGCAGATCGTCACGATCTACCGCCAATCCTTCAGCGAATTCCTGCTGATCGTCGCGACCGCCGCGCTGATCATCGTGCTGCCGATCCAGCAGGGCGCGTTCCTCGGCATCGTGCTGTCGCTGCTGCACGGCATCTGGAGCACGACGCGCGCCAAGCTCGTCGAGTTCGAGCGCGTGCCAGGCACCACGATCTGGTGGCCGGCGCATCCGCAGATCACCGGCGAGCGCATCGCCGGCGTCGCCGTGATCGGGCTCCAGGCCCCGCTGTCGTTCCTCAACGCGCCGGGCTTCCGCAGCGACGTCACCAAGGTCCTCACTACGTCCGCGCCGCAATTGCTGGTGCTGGAGGCGAGCGGCATGGTTGAGATCGACTTCACCGCCGCGCAGATCCTGCTCGAAATCTTCAAGGCGTGCAGCGAGCAGGACGTCACGGTCGCGCTGGCGCGGCTGGAATCGGTGCGCGCGCAGGACGCCTTCGAACGTTTCAGATTGTTCGATGCGCTGCCAAGGGAGCACGTCTTCCACAGCGTGGACGAAGCCGTGCGCAAGCTGGCGAAAGCGGAATAA
- a CDS encoding type II toxin-antitoxin system HicA family toxin — MRVTGSHHVFKSPVSGDTLVIPHPKKDVGKGRPCHL, encoded by the coding sequence GTGCGCGTGACCGGCTCACACCACGTGTTCAAAAGTCCCGTCTCGGGCGATACGCTTGTCATTCCGCACCCCAAGAAGGACGTGGGAAAGGGGCGTCCGTGCCATTTATAA
- a CDS encoding OmpA family protein — protein sequence MRATGLSTAGLGIALGLALLAGAASAQTAPPTRDDIVGKLNHFEQAAEIDIPALKQQVMERAKARIKNDPGPVNRPLIVSDLANLPTFTAQIQFDADTPIIQPASYQAVGRIADALVHASLLPYTFLIVGRVESNSKTREANAILSQRRADAIRDVLVNTFKISTKRLHPIGLGEEQFLDRARPTSAVNGQLQILTFAKLPEEEPARPAAAPAPATKKPAKKR from the coding sequence ATGCGCGCAACCGGGCTTAGCACCGCCGGACTTGGCATCGCGCTCGGCCTGGCCCTGCTCGCGGGGGCAGCCAGCGCGCAGACGGCGCCGCCGACCCGCGACGACATCGTCGGCAAGCTCAACCATTTCGAACAGGCCGCCGAGATCGACATCCCCGCGCTGAAGCAGCAGGTGATGGAGCGGGCCAAGGCCAGGATCAAGAACGATCCGGGGCCGGTGAACCGGCCGCTGATCGTGTCCGACCTCGCCAATTTGCCCACCTTCACCGCGCAGATCCAGTTCGACGCCGATACGCCGATCATCCAGCCGGCCTCCTATCAGGCCGTCGGCCGCATCGCGGATGCGCTGGTTCATGCCTCGCTGCTGCCCTACACGTTCCTGATCGTCGGCCGCGTCGAATCCAATTCGAAGACGCGGGAAGCCAATGCGATCCTGAGCCAGCGCCGTGCGGACGCGATCCGCGACGTGCTGGTGAACACGTTCAAGATATCGACCAAGCGGCTCCATCCGATCGGCCTCGGCGAGGAGCAATTTCTCGACCGCGCGCGGCCGACCTCGGCCGTCAACGGCCAGTTGCAGATCCTGACCTTTGCCAAGCTTCCGGAGGAGGAGCCTGCGCGTCCGGCTGCGGCACCTGCGCCTGCGACGAAAAAGCCCGCCAAGAAACGCTGA
- a CDS encoding thioesterase family protein produces MPETAAEPFRSSIMQIEPQWIDYNGHLNMAYYNVMFDRAIDQLWLELGVGPTYMKERHGSTFTAECHVRYLREIHLGDPVQISVWLLEADDKRLHTFEELRHATEGWLSATSENMSLHMDMNLRKVAPFPPDIQDRIAAVVRAHSTVPRPEGIGRNIAMPSKR; encoded by the coding sequence ATGCCGGAGACCGCCGCTGAGCCGTTCCGCTCATCAATCATGCAGATCGAGCCGCAATGGATCGACTACAATGGCCACCTCAACATGGCCTATTACAACGTGATGTTCGATCGCGCGATCGACCAGCTTTGGCTCGAGCTTGGCGTCGGACCGACTTATATGAAAGAGCGCCACGGCTCGACCTTCACCGCCGAATGCCATGTGCGTTACTTGCGCGAGATCCATCTCGGCGATCCCGTGCAGATTTCGGTGTGGCTGCTGGAAGCCGACGACAAGCGGCTGCACACGTTCGAGGAGCTGCGTCACGCGACCGAAGGCTGGCTGTCGGCCACCTCCGAGAACATGTCCCTTCACATGGACATGAATTTGCGCAAGGTCGCACCGTTTCCGCCCGACATCCAGGATCGTATCGCTGCGGTCGTTAGAGCCCACAGCACCGTGCCGCGGCCCGAGGGCATCGGCCGAAACATCGCGATGCCCTCGAAGCGATAG